One region of Termitidicoccus mucosus genomic DNA includes:
- a CDS encoding sensor histidine kinase, with protein MQKSACAPSWLGLRRWFCVGYAVLVRLVTFDSWLDAQEASPNLHTRTSGFITRGWDAEDGLPHNAVNKVIRDRHGFLWVATQLGLARFDGRQFVTYRVPDDFTLGGYNIRALALEDDHTLLMLTGGDKLVRLRDGVFELHPANGKMEGSRMRELAVDENGDIWIGTETSKCLRWNGNELQTFGAAEGVNARGASFTFANGQQKRLWVAGGDFLGWHDEEGLHEYAHKTGNSFYVAPARSGGVWVAAREHLAKIENNRWRIVYSETDWPARRLGIQDIFEADDGALWIATKRDGVFRLVDGVLTHVPMPQERAMSITDDIDGNVWLGMHGGGLVRAKPQRHVLLNTAAGLPSDVSSSVCEDGNGALWCANQSGGLVRMKNGNISIATMAAAESIPYISSVCADKHGRIWAGSVSGLYWTTVKGNGPHDGGGERWLLQHYAGLGKVNVQSLFCASNGDLWVSWGGRHLGVLRAGKMHEFTQTDGFHGERVMGIAERKNGEIWIGIVRDTLLRFDQNTGKFEQHPLHDSTRFNRIHSLFVDSEDRLWIGTIQGLLLWRGNESRLFTQADGLPDETINQVVEDDYRRLWVNSRRGIFHASTKQLLAVADTPGKKVSAILLGHDENLDGISGLLGSQPMSCKTRDGRVWFITYRGVIGFDPPDSREARKPLPVYIDAIAANGRAPIIPAPGAETRIPSGAIPLEIRFTALNFSTPERTQIWRMLEGYDPEWIDAGGERKAIYPRLPPGRYVFRVQAGDSDSGILTQSEASLIIIVAAAWWQTWWARTFALLVFATIVAWCARRMSFRILKRRLRRLEHEHALDRERTRIAHDLHDDLGGHTTQISFVANRLLRQSPTLAQQELLTRLTSLAHQLVEDLHRIIWTVDPQNNSWEDLATYIARYAQRRLAGTGIACIVEGIENIPDLPLTPEVQHHLLAVTKEALNNMQKHSHADRVTIRLSANEGLFRMSINDNGQGFDVAAAVGEDDGNGLRNMHTRMKEIGANIKIESSPGAGAQISVELPFRRDHPPLSQHQ; from the coding sequence ATGCAAAAATCAGCCTGCGCTCCGTCCTGGCTCGGATTGCGCAGGTGGTTTTGCGTCGGTTACGCCGTCCTTGTGCGGCTCGTGACGTTCGACTCTTGGCTCGACGCACAGGAGGCCTCGCCCAATTTGCACACACGCACGTCCGGCTTCATTACGCGCGGCTGGGATGCCGAGGACGGACTGCCGCATAATGCAGTCAACAAGGTCATCCGCGACAGGCATGGTTTTCTGTGGGTCGCCACACAGCTCGGCTTGGCCCGTTTCGACGGACGACAATTCGTAACTTACCGCGTTCCCGACGATTTTACGCTGGGCGGCTACAACATCCGTGCGCTTGCGCTGGAGGACGATCACACGCTGTTGATGCTCACCGGAGGCGACAAACTGGTGCGCTTGCGCGATGGTGTTTTCGAGCTGCATCCGGCAAATGGCAAGATGGAGGGTTCCCGCATGCGCGAACTGGCCGTCGATGAGAACGGCGACATCTGGATTGGCACGGAAACATCAAAATGCCTGCGATGGAATGGCAACGAGCTGCAAACATTCGGAGCCGCCGAGGGCGTGAACGCGCGCGGCGCGTCCTTTACTTTTGCGAACGGCCAGCAGAAACGCTTGTGGGTGGCGGGCGGCGATTTTCTCGGCTGGCATGACGAGGAAGGTTTGCACGAATACGCGCACAAGACAGGTAATTCGTTCTACGTCGCCCCGGCGCGCTCCGGAGGCGTGTGGGTCGCCGCGCGCGAGCATCTGGCGAAAATCGAAAACAACCGCTGGCGCATCGTTTATTCCGAAACAGACTGGCCGGCGCGACGGCTCGGCATCCAGGATATTTTCGAAGCGGACGACGGGGCGCTTTGGATCGCAACAAAACGCGATGGCGTCTTTCGCTTGGTGGACGGCGTCCTGACGCACGTGCCCATGCCCCAGGAACGAGCGATGTCCATCACGGACGACATCGACGGCAATGTGTGGCTGGGCATGCACGGTGGCGGCCTCGTGCGAGCCAAGCCACAACGCCACGTGCTGCTCAACACCGCCGCCGGTTTGCCGTCGGATGTGAGTTCGTCGGTGTGCGAGGATGGCAACGGCGCTCTCTGGTGCGCAAATCAATCCGGCGGCCTTGTGCGCATGAAGAACGGCAACATTAGTATCGCCACCATGGCTGCGGCGGAAAGCATTCCCTACATCAGCAGTGTTTGCGCCGACAAACACGGGCGTATCTGGGCCGGTTCCGTCAGCGGGCTCTATTGGACGACGGTCAAGGGCAACGGCCCGCACGACGGCGGTGGCGAGCGATGGCTTTTGCAACATTACGCCGGCTTGGGAAAGGTCAATGTGCAGTCGCTTTTTTGCGCATCCAATGGCGATCTTTGGGTCAGTTGGGGTGGCAGGCACCTCGGCGTATTGCGCGCTGGGAAAATGCACGAATTCACACAAACCGACGGATTTCACGGCGAGCGCGTCATGGGAATCGCCGAGCGCAAAAATGGCGAAATCTGGATCGGCATCGTGCGCGACACGCTTCTTCGCTTCGACCAGAACACCGGCAAATTTGAGCAACACCCGCTCCACGACTCCACACGGTTCAACCGCATTCACTCGCTCTTTGTTGATAGCGAAGACCGGCTCTGGATCGGCACGATTCAAGGATTGCTCCTCTGGCGCGGAAACGAATCGCGGCTCTTCACGCAAGCGGACGGCCTGCCCGACGAAACCATCAACCAAGTCGTCGAGGACGACTATCGGCGCCTTTGGGTCAACAGCCGCCGTGGCATATTCCACGCATCCACAAAACAACTGCTCGCCGTTGCGGACACCCCCGGGAAAAAAGTTTCCGCAATCCTGCTCGGACACGACGAAAACCTCGATGGTATTTCCGGCCTGCTCGGCAGCCAGCCCATGTCCTGCAAAACGCGCGACGGACGCGTCTGGTTCATCACCTATCGCGGCGTTATCGGCTTCGATCCGCCGGACTCCCGCGAGGCACGCAAGCCCCTGCCGGTTTATATCGACGCCATCGCCGCAAACGGCCGCGCACCGATCATCCCGGCACCCGGAGCCGAAACGCGCATCCCGTCCGGCGCCATCCCCCTCGAAATCCGTTTCACCGCGCTCAATTTCTCCACTCCCGAGCGCACCCAAATATGGCGCATGCTCGAAGGCTACGACCCTGAGTGGATTGATGCCGGCGGCGAGCGCAAAGCCATCTACCCGCGCCTGCCTCCGGGACGTTATGTGTTTCGCGTGCAGGCGGGCGATTCGGACAGCGGTATCCTGACGCAGTCGGAAGCGTCGCTCATCATTATCGTTGCCGCCGCGTGGTGGCAAACATGGTGGGCGCGCACCTTCGCCCTGCTCGTTTTTGCCACGATTGTCGCATGGTGCGCGCGCCGCATGTCCTTCCGAATTCTCAAGCGGCGCTTGCGCCGCCTTGAGCACGAACACGCGCTTGATCGCGAGCGCACCCGCATCGCGCACGACCTGCACGACGACCTCGGCGGCCACACCACGCAAATCAGTTTTGTCGCAAACAGGCTTTTGCGACAAAGTCCGACTCTCGCACAACAAGAACTGCTCACGCGCCTCACATCACTCGCGCATCAACTCGTGGAGGACTTGCATCGGATAATCTGGACGGTCGATCCGCAAAACAACTCATGGGAGGATCTGGCGACATATATCGCGCGTTATGCCCAGCGACGGCTTGCGGGCACCGGCATCGCGTGCATCGTTGAGGGTATCGAAAACATACCCGATCTGCCTCTGACACCCGAAGTTCAACATCACCTGCTCGCAGTGACCAAGGAAGCTCTCAACAACATGCAAAAACACTCGCATGCGGATCGTGTCACCATCCGCTTGTCCGCGAACGAAGGGCTGTTCCGTATGTCCATAAACGACAATGGACAGGGCTTTGATGTGGCCGCCGCAGTGGGCGAAGACGACGGCAACGGCCTCCGCAACATGCATACTCGCATGAAAGAGATCGGCGCGAACATTAAAATCGAGAGTTCCCCCGGAGCAGGCGCGCAAATCTCGGTTGAATTGCCGTTCCGGCGCGATCATCCTCCATTAAGCCAACATCAATGA
- a CDS encoding response regulator transcription factor — protein MSIKVAVVEDNADIARDIAQIITETPDFELCCVCRNVQSALKRIPPLMPDVVIMDINLPDGSGIQATEKIKRIIPHTEVMILTIYENTEEIFKALKAGANGYLLKRSSGEEIVTAIRDLMNGEGPMTGEIARKVMQLFRKPDVAAQTDALKEKLTPREIEILQLLSKGHTSKDIAREISLSAFTVRTHLRNIYEKLRVHTRTEAVVKFLKGD, from the coding sequence ATGTCCATCAAGGTAGCAGTTGTTGAAGACAATGCAGACATCGCCCGCGACATCGCCCAAATCATAACGGAAACGCCTGATTTTGAGCTGTGTTGCGTATGCCGAAACGTGCAAAGCGCCCTCAAGCGGATTCCGCCGCTCATGCCCGACGTTGTCATCATGGACATCAACCTCCCCGACGGCTCCGGCATACAGGCCACCGAAAAAATCAAGCGCATCATTCCGCACACCGAGGTAATGATTCTTACGATTTACGAAAACACCGAGGAAATATTCAAGGCGCTCAAGGCGGGGGCCAACGGCTATCTGCTCAAACGCTCCAGTGGCGAGGAAATCGTCACCGCAATACGCGATCTCATGAACGGCGAAGGGCCCATGACGGGAGAAATCGCACGCAAAGTCATGCAGTTGTTTCGCAAGCCTGACGTGGCCGCGCAAACCGATGCCCTGAAGGAAAAGCTCACCCCGCGCGAAATCGAAATTCTGCAACTCCTATCAAAGGGGCACACCTCGAAGGACATCGCCCGTGAGATTTCCCTCAGCGCCTTCACCGTGCGCACACATTTGAGGAACATTTATGAAAAACTCCGCGTGCATACTCGCACCGAGGCCGTCGTGAAGTTCCTCAAGGGAGACTGA
- a CDS encoding putative Ig domain-containing protein, with amino-acid sequence MSGPLTGSGTLTVVIDYVRGILSGDWSLFSGQINVITKPNAPAENQFRISNDYGYGRASIDLGSKVIVQNIQSGDDFIIGIGALSGDATARIQGGPTSGKITTWQVGAKGLSTTYAGSIEDLTGPSALAKIGAGTLTLSGVSTYTGETSIDAGTLIVNGALGTTNVTVRAGATLAGTGTIGGNVQAGNEAILQLSTTNGAGLVISGSATLSGTITIVPVSGLIGDGASLVTGTYNILKTSGGINNAAEFIWAESMASELIATVNVNGNTLKLVLAEAPPPPPAPVISGTLSVSAIVGQSFSYTISATNSPTSYAASGLPAGLSINTVTGVITGVPATAGTTNVEISAINAGGTDTKTLVITLIGQPSVTNASHTSGMIGAAFSLTINTTGGSITSYAATGLPDGLSVNTGTGVAARPPLRAHITSRFR; translated from the coding sequence GTGAGCGGCCCGTTGACCGGAAGTGGCACGCTGACCGTGGTGATCGATTATGTGCGCGGGATTTTGAGCGGAGACTGGTCGCTGTTTTCCGGACAAATCAATGTCATCACCAAACCCAACGCCCCGGCGGAAAACCAGTTTCGCATATCAAATGATTACGGCTACGGCAGGGCATCCATCGATCTGGGCTCGAAAGTCATCGTACAAAACATCCAATCGGGCGATGATTTCATCATCGGGATCGGCGCGCTTTCCGGCGATGCCACTGCGCGTATTCAGGGCGGCCCGACCTCTGGAAAGATAACGACGTGGCAAGTCGGGGCAAAGGGGCTTTCCACAACCTACGCTGGTTCTATCGAGGATCTGACCGGCCCGAGCGCGCTTGCCAAAATCGGCGCCGGCACGCTCACGCTCTCCGGCGTCAGCACCTACACGGGTGAGACAAGCATTGATGCCGGAACGCTAATCGTCAACGGCGCTCTGGGAACGACCAATGTAACCGTGCGTGCAGGCGCGACCTTGGCTGGCACCGGCACGATTGGGGGAAACGTGCAGGCGGGGAACGAGGCGATTTTGCAGCTTTCGACAACGAACGGTGCCGGGCTTGTCATCAGCGGCTCTGCCACTCTATCCGGCACAATCACGATCGTGCCCGTTTCCGGTCTTATCGGCGATGGCGCATCACTGGTAACCGGCACGTATAATATTTTGAAAACATCAGGCGGCATAAACAATGCCGCCGAGTTTATTTGGGCCGAATCCATGGCATCGGAGTTGATCGCCACCGTCAATGTGAACGGTAATACTCTGAAGTTGGTGCTCGCCGAAGCGCCGCCCCCACCACCTGCGCCCGTCATCTCGGGCACGCTCTCCGTGAGCGCCATAGTGGGCCAGTCATTCAGCTACACTATCTCAGCGACAAATTCGCCCACGAGCTATGCGGCCTCCGGCCTGCCGGCGGGATTGTCCATCAACACTGTGACAGGCGTAATCACCGGAGTGCCGGCCACAGCGGGCACGACCAATGTCGAAATTTCCGCAATCAATGCCGGCGGCACCGACACGAAGACGCTCGTCATCACGCTCATCGGGCAACCGTCCGTCACCAACGCCAGCCACACCTCCGGCATGATCGGCGCGGCATTCTCCCTGACGATAAACACAACCGGCGGCTCGATCACATCCTACGCCGCCACCGGACTTCCCGACGGACTCTCCGTAAACACGGGCACCGGCGTCGCGGCACGCCCACCGTTGCGGGCACATATAACATCACGATTTCGGTGA
- a CDS encoding immunoglobulin domain-containing protein: MPPAHTSTSRTPATAPSAASHSPAFSSRQSPDWPATPAPPTGSPPTRASTPQAIAIDATGNLYITDTGNHTIRKIDAATGIVTTIAGTSGSSGSQDGLGGQSTLNSPAGIAIDETGEIYVLDTGSHTVRVLQVGPVITTSPAGQTVTAGASVTLKTEASGAPAPAWQWYKNAPSRARPMPRSPSPRRKPPTPAATTPSPQTRWAPPK; encoded by the coding sequence ATGCCGCCGGCACATACCTCTACGTCGCGGACACCGGCAACAGCACCATCCGCCGCATCACACTCGCCAGCGTTCTCGTCGAGACAATCACCGGACTGGCCGGCGACACCGGCTCCACCGACGGGCTCGCCGCCGACGCGCGCTTCAACACCCCAGGCCATCGCCATCGACGCCACGGGCAATCTCTACATCACCGACACCGGCAACCATACCATCCGCAAAATCGACGCCGCCACGGGCATCGTCACCACGATTGCCGGAACCTCAGGCAGCAGCGGCTCGCAAGACGGCCTCGGCGGTCAAAGCACGCTCAACTCCCCCGCCGGCATCGCCATCGACGAGACCGGCGAAATCTACGTGCTTGATACCGGCAGCCACACCGTGCGCGTCCTGCAAGTCGGCCCTGTCATCACGACATCGCCCGCCGGTCAAACCGTGACAGCCGGAGCCAGCGTCACACTCAAGACCGAAGCATCCGGAGCGCCCGCGCCCGCTTGGCAGTGGTATAAAAACGCCCCGTCGCGAGCGCGACCAATGCCACGCTCGCCTTCACCCCGTCGCAAACCACCGACACCGGCAGCTACCACGCCATCGCCACAAACCCGATGGGCTCCGCCAAAGTAA
- a CDS encoding polymer-forming cytoskeletal protein: MPNSTPAQLGSRILTRSIPRRTLSSGRRIPAYINQSSVISGTLHATHASGKEALRIADGATGVITLAETGVIQYDYVDTYTNLNYGTFIVNGTHNGSVRTISGRASTLSGTGVINGDILLNGSGIVAAGGQSAGGTLTLNGSGTISSSASLKASFFEDGSHGTLNVNGTLTIGAPPSSTSQSAAPTPEPPSPAATKSSPPPPSPAHSPIPRSTLSVPASTPPSKPAPIPAPAARPSGSTSLTQAEKPRPRSHGPPMPATNPRKSAKPPPSP, encoded by the coding sequence GTGCCGAACTCGACGCCGGCACAATTAGGGAGCAGAATTTTAACACGCTCAATACCGAGAAGGACTCTCTCGTCGGGGCGGCGGATACCAGCTTACATCAACCAGAGCTCTGTCATCTCCGGCACGCTCCATGCCACGCACGCCAGTGGAAAGGAGGCCCTTCGCATCGCCGATGGCGCCACCGGCGTCATCACTCTCGCCGAAACCGGTGTCATACAATATGATTATGTGGATACCTATACCAACCTCAATTACGGCACCTTCATCGTCAACGGCACCCACAACGGCAGTGTCCGCACCATCAGCGGACGCGCCAGCACTCTTAGTGGCACCGGTGTCATCAACGGAGACATCCTTCTCAACGGCTCCGGCATTGTCGCCGCAGGCGGACAATCCGCCGGTGGCACACTCACGCTCAACGGCTCCGGCACCATTTCCTCCTCGGCCAGCCTCAAGGCCAGTTTCTTCGAGGACGGCTCGCACGGCACGCTTAACGTCAACGGCACGCTGACCATCGGCGCGCCGCCATCCTCAACCTCGCAATCGGCGGCGCCGACTCCGGAGCCACCGTCCCCGGCCGCTACAAAATCGTCACCGCCACCGCCATCTCCGGCACATTCCCCAATCCCGCGCTCAACGCTCTCGGTGCCAGCGTCAACACCGCCCTCGAAACCGGCGCCGATCCCGGCACCGGCGGCCAGGCCATCTGGATCAACATCGTTGACCCAAGCGGAGAAACCCCGCCCTCGCTCGCATGGGCCGCCGATGCCGGCGACCAATCCGCGCAAGTCGGCGAAACCGCCACCTTCACCGTAA
- a CDS encoding InlB B-repeat-containing protein has protein sequence MQVTFDAGEGATVSPATKTVTRELPYGTLPVPVKPGYTFAGWFTEPEAAGTEATQTTIVPDLNNHSLHAAWVELPQSVPVITNNYSAEQVVAVGRSFTLTATASGSPAPTYLWQISTDGGKSWSDLSPTNSNYSGVLTSTLKISRINAGMDGYLFRYRAVNVNGTTYSDPVKLVAAEAIFAGPADLAFDSAGTLYVADTPANIIRRIDTSGSTSVFAGASASGALLDATGTAARFNQPTAIAFNAAGELLVADKDNGVIRKITSDAQVTTFATGLGKPVALAIDASARSMSPTPPTTLSAPWTPTAPWLCLPASLAPRATPSAPAPAPASTLPGVTIDNDGYLFVADTGNNTLRTPDSLGVFLHYAGTPGIVGTADGDAPDALLNNLASPPTPPETSTSQTPETTPFVSSPLTVKSSPSQACPAFPDSVTAPQPPRCSTLRKPSSSRPKASSSPTPATQSSAKSPSPLATSPQPKSPRWPLPPARR, from the coding sequence ATCCAAGTCACCTTCGATGCCGGTGAAGGAGCCACGGTTTCCCCCGCCACGAAAACCGTCACTCGCGAACTCCCCTACGGCACCCTGCCCGTGCCGGTGAAACCCGGATACACCTTCGCAGGCTGGTTCACCGAACCCGAGGCTGCCGGCACCGAAGCCACACAGACGACCATCGTGCCTGACCTCAACAACCACAGCCTCCACGCCGCTTGGGTGGAACTCCCGCAATCGGTCCCCGTCATCACAAACAACTACTCCGCCGAGCAAGTCGTCGCCGTGGGCCGCTCCTTTACTCTCACCGCCACCGCCAGCGGATCTCCCGCCCCCACCTACCTCTGGCAAATTTCCACGGACGGCGGCAAATCTTGGAGCGACCTATCCCCTACTAACTCCAACTACTCGGGCGTCCTCACCAGCACACTCAAAATATCCCGCATCAACGCCGGCATGGACGGCTACCTCTTCCGTTATCGCGCTGTCAATGTCAACGGCACCACCTACAGCGATCCTGTCAAGCTTGTCGCCGCCGAGGCCATTTTTGCAGGCCCCGCCGATCTCGCCTTTGACAGCGCCGGAACGCTCTACGTCGCCGACACGCCCGCCAACATCATCCGCCGCATCGACACCTCCGGCAGCACCTCCGTCTTCGCCGGTGCCTCCGCCTCCGGCGCGCTCCTCGACGCCACCGGCACCGCCGCCCGCTTCAACCAGCCCACGGCCATCGCCTTCAACGCCGCCGGCGAACTCCTCGTCGCCGACAAGGACAACGGCGTGATCCGCAAAATTACCTCCGATGCCCAAGTCACCACCTTCGCCACGGGCCTCGGCAAACCCGTCGCCCTCGCCATCGACGCCAGCGCACGCTCTATGTCGCCGACTCCACCAACCACACTATCAGCACCGTGGACACCGACGGCACCGTGGCTCTGCTTGCCGGCCTCACTGGCACCGCGGGCAACACCGTCGGCGCCGGCACCGGCGCCCGCTTCAACGCTCCCCGGTGTCACCATTGACAACGATGGGTATCTCTTCGTGGCCGACACCGGCAACAACACGCTCCGCACACCTGACTCGCTCGGCGTCTTCCTGCACTACGCAGGCACACCCGGCATTGTCGGCACCGCTGACGGCGACGCACCCGACGCCCTCCTCAACAACCTGGCCTCGCCTCCGACGCCGCCGGAAACATCTACTTCGCAGACACCGGAAACCACACCATTCGTGTCCTCGCCGCTGACGGTGAAATCGTCACCCTCGCAGGCATGCCCGGCATTTCCGGACTCCGTGACGGCTCCGCAGCCACCGCGCTGTTCAACGCTCCGCAAGCCGTCATCCTCTCGCCCGAAGGCATCCTCGTCGCCGACACCGGCAACGCAGTCGTCCGCGAAATCACCTTCGCCGCTGGCGACTTCACCTCAGCCCAAGTCGCCACGCTGGCCGTTACCACCGGCACGACGATAG
- a CDS encoding type IV secretory system conjugative DNA transfer family protein, with amino-acid sequence MLFRFLLAVASLGCAFFTRRAGMSPGAALAMTAVFAVFAVWQVACGVMATRGRPRVKPILTLGGFSWSLNDFCRGWLVTGETGSGKTLSAINAMLWQVSKNCPRWGGICIDDKGLYWETLSEMFRHLGREQDLILLQVRPDGAPADWEPPHTFNYLEDARLPFSAKAKDVCDVAASLGQDGDQSFFKTQAEIQMDFAFQALACAGLSVTLNHAYEMLSSDAWMKDIIGMLDEKNTPESRELMEYYETQIASQPKDQLGGVRGTLANRLKHFTHPDIARVFCPEKSTLSFAEIDRGKVICVSIPQRFKTERRYIHTLLKLVFYSHVLLRFDRTSKERANDNLLILWADEAQKIVTANHDGTSDYNVVDVMREARATVVAATQSYTSLIPPIGDEQKARVFIANMANRIMFKAADEESAKIAADTLGKKKYRKRTYGYSAGKRTMSYSEEEKYHIEPHEFRRLRKFQAVVQHCEVGFRRMVLPPRDADGRVCEWFR; translated from the coding sequence ATGCTGTTTCGTTTTCTTCTCGCCGTCGCGAGTCTTGGCTGCGCGTTTTTCACGCGGCGGGCCGGCATGTCGCCGGGCGCGGCGCTGGCGATGACGGCGGTGTTCGCCGTGTTTGCCGTCTGGCAGGTGGCGTGCGGTGTGATGGCGACGCGCGGTCGCCCGCGTGTGAAGCCGATTCTGACGCTGGGCGGGTTTTCGTGGTCGCTGAACGACTTCTGCCGGGGCTGGCTGGTGACGGGCGAGACGGGTTCGGGAAAAACGCTCTCGGCCATCAATGCCATGCTCTGGCAGGTCTCGAAAAACTGCCCGCGCTGGGGTGGCATCTGCATCGATGACAAGGGGCTGTACTGGGAGACGCTTTCAGAGATGTTCAGGCATCTCGGACGCGAACAGGACTTGATTTTGCTGCAAGTGCGACCGGACGGCGCGCCTGCGGATTGGGAACCCCCGCACACGTTCAACTACCTTGAGGACGCGCGCCTGCCCTTTTCGGCGAAGGCGAAGGACGTGTGCGATGTCGCCGCTTCGCTCGGGCAGGACGGCGACCAGTCGTTTTTCAAGACCCAGGCGGAAATCCAGATGGATTTTGCGTTTCAGGCGCTGGCATGCGCCGGGTTGTCCGTCACGCTCAACCACGCCTATGAAATGCTCTCATCGGACGCATGGATGAAGGACATTATCGGCATGCTGGATGAAAAAAACACGCCGGAGTCGCGCGAACTGATGGAATATTACGAAACGCAAATCGCCAGCCAGCCGAAGGATCAACTGGGCGGCGTGCGCGGCACGCTGGCGAATCGGTTGAAGCATTTTACGCATCCCGACATCGCGAGGGTGTTTTGTCCCGAGAAATCGACGCTTTCGTTTGCGGAGATCGACCGGGGCAAGGTGATTTGCGTCTCGATTCCGCAACGTTTCAAGACGGAGCGGCGTTATATACACACATTATTAAAACTGGTGTTTTATTCGCATGTGCTGCTGCGCTTCGACCGGACCTCGAAGGAGCGGGCGAATGACAATTTGTTGATATTGTGGGCCGACGAGGCGCAAAAGATCGTGACGGCGAACCATGACGGCACGAGCGATTACAACGTCGTGGACGTGATGCGCGAGGCCAGGGCGACGGTTGTCGCGGCGACGCAGAGTTACACGTCGCTCATCCCGCCGATTGGCGACGAGCAAAAGGCCAGGGTTTTTATCGCGAACATGGCGAACCGCATCATGTTCAAGGCCGCCGACGAGGAATCCGCGAAAATCGCCGCCGACACGCTCGGCAAGAAGAAATACCGGAAACGCACGTATGGGTATTCCGCCGGCAAGCGGACAATGTCGTATTCAGAGGAGGAGAAGTATCACATCGAACCGCATGAGTTCCGGCGGCTGCGGAAGTTTCAGGCGGTCGTGCAACACTGCGAGGTCGGGTTTCGGCGCATGGTGCTGCCGCCGCGCGATGCGGACGGGCGCGTGTGCGAGTGGTTTCGTTAA
- a CDS encoding AAA family ATPase: protein MPASEHEALAKLEPARLPPPLPSVAPEKCGLPGFVAWADEHLFERRSVVGDYELMSAALARGRGQKFSLEDLENELAKRDYIRDAKSRKLTNREALVCEFSLVLDAQNGMRSHAAFNAGYQPAESLSAEQRGAVLRILRSRDFITVFQGAAGVGKTFAVREVVRGLEAAGHPVRVFAPQHQQAADLRRDGLASADTLAKLLAGGRTVRRARCARRS, encoded by the coding sequence ATGCCCGCCTCCGAACATGAGGCGCTGGCCAAACTGGAGCCGGCGCGGCTGCCGCCTCCGCTGCCGTCGGTGGCCCCGGAAAAATGCGGGCTGCCCGGGTTTGTCGCGTGGGCGGACGAGCACCTGTTTGAGCGGCGTTCGGTGGTCGGCGACTACGAGCTGATGTCGGCGGCTCTGGCTCGCGGGCGCGGTCAAAAATTTTCCCTGGAGGACTTGGAAAACGAGCTGGCGAAACGCGATTACATCCGCGACGCGAAGTCGCGCAAACTGACCAACCGCGAGGCGCTGGTGTGCGAGTTTTCCCTTGTGCTCGACGCGCAGAACGGGATGCGAAGCCATGCCGCGTTCAACGCGGGGTATCAACCGGCGGAGTCGTTATCGGCGGAACAGCGCGGGGCGGTGCTGCGCATCCTGCGCAGCCGCGATTTTATCACGGTGTTCCAAGGGGCGGCGGGAGTGGGGAAAACATTTGCGGTGCGGGAGGTCGTACGGGGCTTGGAGGCGGCGGGGCATCCCGTGCGCGTGTTCGCGCCGCAACACCAGCAGGCGGCGGACTTGCGTCGCGACGGCCTCGCCTCGGCGGACACTTTGGCAAAGCTGCTGGCGGGAGGGCGGACGGTGCGGAGGGCACGCTGCGCGCGGCGGTCGTGA
- the mobF gene encoding MobF family relaxase, producing MLTAKPQLNLSNAAGYFREHLATGDYYMDGHVVRGEWRGIAASMLGLDGIVDEKNFLAMCEGQHPETGQLLTMRRNTTRREDGHTVSNRRVFYDFTISPPKSVSVVALWQDARIIALHDKAVRVMVDELEKFAETRVRKDGENGERVTGGIAAALFRHDTSRELDPHLHTHCVVFNATYDFWEKEARFTRRACIGRKNLRNLYYHEMAKGSQFG from the coding sequence ATGCTGACGGCCAAGCCGCAACTGAATCTGTCCAACGCGGCGGGGTATTTCCGCGAGCATCTGGCGACGGGGGACTACTACATGGACGGACACGTGGTGCGCGGCGAGTGGCGCGGTATCGCCGCGTCCATGCTCGGGCTCGACGGCATCGTGGACGAAAAAAATTTCCTGGCGATGTGCGAAGGTCAGCATCCGGAAACCGGACAACTCTTAACCATGCGGCGCAACACGACCCGTCGCGAAGACGGGCACACGGTGTCGAACCGGCGCGTCTTTTATGACTTCACCATATCGCCGCCGAAGTCGGTTTCGGTAGTCGCGCTTTGGCAGGATGCCCGGATTATCGCACTGCACGACAAGGCTGTCCGCGTGATGGTCGATGAACTGGAAAAATTCGCAGAAACGCGCGTGCGCAAGGATGGCGAAAATGGCGAGCGCGTGACCGGCGGCATTGCCGCCGCGCTGTTCCGGCATGACACCAGTCGCGAACTCGATCCGCATCTGCACACGCATTGCGTGGTGTTCAACGCGACCTACGATTTTTGGGAAAAGGAAGCGCGCTTCACGCGACGGGCATGTATCGGGCGCAAAAATTTGCGAAATCTTTACTATCATGAGATGGCGAAGGGCTCGCAATTCGGCTGA